Proteins encoded by one window of Streptomyces sp. ALI-76-A:
- a CDS encoding LytR C-terminal domain-containing protein — protein sequence MNDRYDAGHGGGHDDQYELVGYDEFGRPVYQQAQHQQTHHQQAPQQQEYGGAQPYDPYPQQGYGYDPYATGGQQLPPAYDPYGTGQQAPVPSYDPYAAGHQHSGGPGPSYDSYVPYDPHGQAATGGQQPRVAEQTAYIPQQAGPVGEPDAADRDGQRGAGPDHRAEPGGAPAGEGEREYRTEQFAFVEDPDGDSEDVIDWLKFTENRTERREEAKRRARSRVVALVVVLALVAAGGVGYLWFAGKLPGTSSSSDDGTGTATAAGAQSRDVVVVHLHNTAEGGTSTVLLVDNTTTKQGTTVLLPNSLVVTDDDGTTTTLAKSVDEDGSAGTREALDTVLGTKIEGTWRLDTPYLQNLVDLVGNIDVDTNADVPDPDAKKKGEAPLVNKGKSQTLSGKMAVAYATHRAPGEAQNAQLERFGQVMQGVLRKLSSDPTAATTTVQTLAQILEPPLTDKELGTFLAKLADLAKGGDHRTALMPVQSDGTLNAEASARVVKDVLGGTARSPDKDAAVSVAVQNASGVKDNTEKARVVLLNGGFTFLEGGTASAAQAASRVVYAEAADKENATEVAKTLGLPAGSVAQGTVSSGANVAVVLGQDYTPSSS from the coding sequence GAGTACGGCGGCGCGCAGCCGTACGACCCGTACCCGCAGCAGGGCTACGGGTACGACCCGTACGCCACGGGCGGGCAGCAGCTCCCACCGGCGTACGACCCCTACGGCACCGGCCAGCAGGCACCCGTGCCGTCCTACGACCCGTACGCCGCCGGTCACCAGCACTCCGGCGGGCCGGGGCCGTCCTACGACTCCTACGTCCCCTACGACCCCCATGGCCAGGCCGCGACGGGCGGGCAGCAGCCCCGTGTCGCCGAGCAGACCGCCTACATCCCCCAGCAGGCCGGGCCGGTCGGGGAACCGGACGCCGCCGACCGGGACGGGCAGCGCGGGGCCGGCCCGGACCACCGCGCCGAGCCCGGCGGGGCACCCGCCGGGGAAGGCGAACGGGAGTACCGCACCGAGCAGTTCGCGTTCGTCGAGGACCCCGACGGTGACTCCGAGGACGTCATCGACTGGCTGAAGTTCACCGAGAACCGCACCGAGCGCCGTGAGGAGGCCAAGCGCCGCGCCCGCAGCCGGGTCGTCGCCCTGGTCGTCGTCCTCGCGCTGGTCGCGGCCGGCGGTGTCGGCTACCTCTGGTTCGCGGGGAAGCTCCCCGGCACGTCGTCGTCCTCCGACGACGGAACCGGCACCGCGACGGCCGCCGGTGCCCAGAGCCGCGACGTGGTCGTCGTCCACCTGCACAACACCGCCGAGGGCGGCACCTCCACGGTGCTGCTCGTCGACAACACCACCACCAAGCAGGGCACCACCGTCCTGCTGCCCAACTCGCTCGTCGTGACGGACGACGACGGCACCACGACCACCCTCGCCAAGTCGGTCGACGAGGACGGCTCCGCCGGCACCCGCGAGGCCCTCGACACCGTCCTCGGCACCAAGATCGAGGGCACCTGGCGCCTGGACACCCCCTATCTCCAGAACCTCGTCGACCTCGTCGGCAACATCGACGTCGACACCAACGCCGACGTGCCCGATCCGGACGCGAAGAAGAAGGGCGAGGCGCCCCTGGTGAACAAGGGGAAGAGCCAGACCCTCAGCGGCAAGATGGCCGTCGCCTACGCCACCCACCGCGCCCCCGGAGAGGCCCAGAACGCCCAGCTGGAGCGGTTCGGGCAGGTCATGCAGGGCGTACTGCGCAAGCTGTCCTCCGACCCCACGGCCGCGACCACCACCGTGCAGACGCTGGCCCAGATCCTCGAGCCGCCGCTGACCGACAAGGAACTCGGCACCTTCCTCGCCAAACTCGCCGACCTCGCCAAGGGCGGCGACCACAGGACGGCCCTGATGCCCGTCCAGAGCGACGGCACCCTGAACGCCGAGGCCAGCGCGAGGGTGGTCAAGGACGTGCTCGGCGGCACCGCCAGGAGCCCCGACAAGGACGCGGCCGTCAGCGTGGCCGTGCAGAACGCCAGCGGCGTCAAGGACAACACCGAGAAGGCCCGCGTCGTGCTGCTCAACGGCGGCTTCACCTTCCTGGAGGGCGGCACCGCCTCCGCCGCCCAGGCCGCCTCCAGGGTCGTCTACGCCGAAGCCGCCGACAAGGAGAACGCCACCGAGGTCGCCAAGACGCTGGGCCTGCCCGCCGGCTCCGTCGCCCAGGGCACGGTCTCCTCGGGCGCGAACGTCGCCGTGGTCCTCGGCCAGGACTACACGCCCTCGTCCTCCTAG
- a CDS encoding histidine phosphatase family protein produces the protein MTAPAGAGRKPGRGRRVILWRHGQTSWNVERRFQGTTDVELTETGVGQARRAARLLASLRPDAIVASDLQRAAHTAAELAELTGLDVTHEEGLRETYAGAWQGLTHEEIIARYGEEYAAWKRGEPVRRGGGELETEVADRAAPVVLRHAEKIPDNGTLVVVSHGGTIRTTIGRLLGLESQHWESLGGLSNCCWSVLGEGARGWRLLEHNAGTLPEPVLGDDD, from the coding sequence GTGACCGCCCCCGCGGGCGCCGGCCGCAAGCCGGGCCGCGGGCGCCGCGTCATCCTCTGGCGGCACGGCCAGACCTCGTGGAACGTGGAGCGCCGCTTCCAGGGCACCACGGACGTCGAGCTCACCGAGACCGGCGTCGGCCAGGCCCGCCGCGCCGCCCGGCTGCTCGCCTCCCTGAGGCCCGACGCGATCGTCGCCTCCGACCTCCAGCGGGCCGCGCACACGGCCGCCGAGCTCGCCGAGCTCACCGGCCTGGACGTGACCCACGAGGAGGGTCTGCGGGAGACCTACGCGGGCGCCTGGCAGGGGCTGACGCACGAGGAGATCATCGCCCGGTACGGCGAGGAGTACGCCGCGTGGAAGCGCGGTGAGCCGGTGCGCCGCGGTGGCGGCGAACTGGAGACCGAGGTCGCCGACCGCGCGGCCCCCGTGGTGCTGCGCCACGCCGAGAAGATCCCCGACAACGGCACGCTCGTCGTGGTCAGCCACGGCGGCACGATCCGCACCACGATCGGCCGTCTCCTCGGTCTGGAGTCCCAGCACTGGGAGAGCCTCGGCGGACTCTCCAACTGCTGCTGGTCCGTCCTCGGCGAAGGCGCGCGCGGCTGGCGCCTGCTCGAGCACAACGCCGGCACCCTCCCGGAACCGGTGCTCGGCGACGACGACTGA
- the rsfS gene encoding ribosome silencing factor produces MTATDRSLELITTAAQAAADKLAHDVIAYDVSDVLSITDAFLVASAPNDRQVKSIVDEIEERLSKELGVKPVRREGDREARWILLDYIDIVVHVQHSEERVFYALERLWKDCPEIDLPADAKATRGKAEEHAKVQAEEDTADFGELR; encoded by the coding sequence GTGACCGCGACTGACCGCTCCCTTGAGCTCATCACCACCGCCGCCCAGGCGGCCGCCGACAAGCTCGCCCACGATGTGATCGCCTATGACGTCAGCGACGTGCTGTCGATCACGGACGCCTTCCTCGTGGCCTCCGCACCCAACGACCGCCAGGTCAAGTCGATCGTCGACGAGATCGAGGAGCGGCTCTCCAAGGAGCTCGGCGTCAAGCCGGTGCGCCGCGAGGGCGACCGTGAGGCCCGCTGGATCCTGCTCGACTACATCGACATCGTCGTCCATGTCCAGCACAGCGAGGAGCGGGTCTTCTACGCCCTGGAGCGGCTGTGGAAGGACTGCCCCGAGATCGACCTGCCGGCCGACGCCAAGGCCACCCGCGGCAAGGCCGAGGAGCACGCCAAGGTGCAGGCCGAGGAGGACACCGCCGACTTCGGGGAGCTGCGGTGA
- a CDS encoding NADH-quinone oxidoreductase subunit NuoF family protein: protein MNEALPDVPEVRVVGLPQLTSGFDLVERLDLPMHLKVHGPLEPMGGEQLAKLSENINLKGRGGAGFPFHKKLRSVAEAAIKRGVRPVVVVNGSEDEPACRKDTVLINRAPHLILDGALLVAEALGARTLVVGVTRESTQRSMEAALAERGLSNGRRSALRARVQRNPVRMVTGAAASLVRSIDGGPAIPPGRKVSASQNGVGGAPTLLSNAETFAQLAIAARIGPERYGNTGLYDEPGTVMLTVSGAVARPMVIEVPTGVPLRYVLQLAGAPPVPQGVLTGGYHGKWIDAATVNEAIVSRNSLDAVGGSLGAGAILPISQDTCPLGESLRVAQWLAEESAGQCGPCYLGLPAAARGMEDIINGGGPAALEALKQVAKNVKRRGACSHPDGSAMFLESTIKAFTDDLAAHVLGNGCGRPVEGVLPLFEGGKAPTGIPGGGESEENGPSRQKIYVDWTLCRGHGLCADILPEVFELGADGFPTVAQAQVPRYAEAKALRAVRRCPALALRIEEDTRSQGATRNNLPVLSQGRGRRALGR from the coding sequence GTGAACGAGGCCCTGCCCGACGTCCCCGAAGTCCGCGTCGTCGGCCTTCCCCAGCTCACGTCGGGCTTCGACCTTGTCGAACGACTTGACCTGCCCATGCACCTGAAGGTGCACGGGCCGCTCGAACCGATGGGGGGCGAGCAACTCGCGAAGCTCTCCGAGAACATCAACCTGAAGGGCCGCGGCGGCGCGGGCTTCCCCTTCCACAAGAAGCTGCGTTCGGTCGCCGAAGCGGCGATCAAACGCGGTGTGCGGCCGGTCGTCGTCGTCAACGGCAGCGAGGACGAACCGGCCTGCCGCAAGGACACGGTGCTCATCAACCGTGCCCCGCACCTCATCCTGGACGGCGCGCTGCTGGTCGCCGAGGCACTGGGTGCCCGCACGCTCGTGGTGGGGGTCACCCGGGAGTCCACACAGCGCTCCATGGAGGCGGCGCTCGCCGAACGCGGCCTCAGCAACGGCCGCCGGTCGGCTCTTCGCGCGCGCGTGCAGCGCAATCCGGTGCGCATGGTCACCGGCGCGGCCGCGTCGCTGGTCCGCTCCATCGACGGCGGCCCGGCGATCCCGCCCGGCCGCAAGGTCAGCGCCTCGCAGAACGGTGTCGGCGGCGCGCCCACACTGCTGTCGAACGCCGAGACGTTCGCCCAGCTGGCGATCGCCGCCCGCATCGGCCCCGAGCGCTACGGCAACACCGGCCTGTACGACGAGCCCGGCACCGTCATGCTCACGGTCTCCGGCGCCGTCGCCCGCCCCATGGTGATCGAGGTCCCCACCGGCGTGCCGCTGCGCTACGTCCTCCAGCTCGCCGGCGCCCCGCCGGTCCCGCAGGGCGTGCTGACCGGCGGCTACCACGGCAAGTGGATCGACGCGGCGACGGTCAACGAGGCGATCGTCTCCCGCAACTCCCTGGACGCGGTGGGCGGTTCCCTCGGCGCCGGCGCGATCCTGCCGATCAGTCAGGACACCTGCCCGCTGGGCGAGTCGCTGCGCGTGGCGCAGTGGCTGGCCGAGGAGAGCGCGGGACAGTGCGGTCCCTGCTACCTGGGTCTGCCGGCCGCCGCGCGCGGCATGGAGGACATCATCAACGGCGGCGGACCGGCCGCCCTGGAGGCGCTCAAGCAGGTCGCCAAGAACGTGAAGCGGCGCGGCGCCTGTTCGCATCCGGACGGCTCCGCGATGTTCCTGGAGTCGACGATCAAGGCGTTCACGGACGACCTGGCCGCCCACGTCCTCGGAAACGGCTGCGGCAGGCCCGTGGAGGGCGTTCTGCCGCTCTTCGAGGGCGGCAAGGCCCCTACGGGCATCCCGGGCGGCGGAGAGTCCGAGGAGAACGGTCCCAGCCGTCAGAAGATCTACGTCGACTGGACCCTGTGCCGGGGGCACGGCCTGTGCGCCGACATCCTCCCCGAGGTCTTCGAACTCGGCGCCGACGGCTTCCCGACCGTCGCGCAGGCCCAAGTGCCGCGCTACGCCGAGGCGAAGGCGCTGCGCGCGGTCCGCCGCTGCCCGGCGCTCGCCCTGCGCATCGAGGAGGACACCCGCTCCCAGGGCGCGACCCGCAACAACCTGCCGGTCCTCTCCCAGGGCCGCGGCCGCCGCGCACTGGGCCGCTGA